Within the Hevea brasiliensis isolate MT/VB/25A 57/8 chromosome 2, ASM3005281v1, whole genome shotgun sequence genome, the region attttaaaggTTTGGTTAATtgaacaaaaattaaattattaaattaaaatacaaaatattaaaaaattttaaatttttagtgtgATTAGACCTAAAATAAACGATGAAACAAAAATTGTGTAGTGGCCATTGaggtttttccttttttttttttttttcccgagTCTGTTGGCTATTGAGACTAATTCAAATTAGCATACTTTGTACTTTCACAGTAATTATGAGGTgacaatttataattattatggaTACAAGTTAAATCATTTTTTAtgcaaaaataatatttaaaactaCATATTGAAGATAATgaactataaattaaaaattagaatgACAACTTGAAATTGTAATATTAAGATAAGtaataatttaagtttttattttaaaaaaattatatatataaattcaactATTAAAGAATTCATAAAATTATCAAGGATTTTGATAGATTTGGGCCACACTATCAACCCGCCCCAAACCTGGGCCTACCCAACTAGGCTAGGGTTTACGCTTTGCGCCCATAAACCAAAAACACATATATAACGATCTTGACCTCCGGAGCTCTATCATCCTTCCGTCCTCCAGAGCTTCGTCTTCTCCAATTCGTTTTTGTATGTTTCCATTGCTACGCAATAACATAGCAGAGGAAAAAACCGGAAACTAACCATCATGGTGCACGTCTCTTTTTACCGCAACTGTGAGTTACTCTGTTTTTGTTTTTTGATTTACCATACCATATCATGGTTTTGGCTGCATTTTCTGTGATCTTCTCTGCGTTGGCTGTGTTGGTTTGCTTTGTGCCTACTCTGTGTTTTCAATTGCTTCTTTTATTGATGTGGTCTGGTTATATAGTGTTCTCAGTTGCGAATAATTTTGTTTTTTGTAGCTGGTTTGTGAACTTTTTTGTTTGTCTGATTAGCAATTtcgtatttttatttgatttactgCTCATTTAGCGGTTCTTTTTCTGCGGATCTCACTGCTTGTTCGGATGCTTCGGTTTCACAATAATTACTGAAGTCGAAGAAAAACATTGAGGGAGAAAAGAAATTAAGAAAAGGAATATTAGCTTATACTCCCAATAGCTGCCCATAGATGCAGCACAAAAAAGTTTGAGGTCATGGCTGTATAATGGGAAGTTTTGTTTATTATCACTCAAAAGTTCATACATACTTGTTTCCAAATCTAATAGGCATATGAatgccaaagaaaaaaaaaaggttttctAATAGGGATGCAATCATTGTAGTTTCTATGCCTTTATTGTCGGGTTGATTGTAATACTGGGTATTTCAACTCCTGTCATTTAGTTAAACAACTCTTTGTTTTTCAATAGATGGGAAAACCTTCAAGAAACCAAGACGTCCCTATGAGAAGGAGCGTTTGGATGCTGAGTTGAAGCTTGTTGGAGAGTACGGGCTCCGTTGTAAGAGAGAGCTTTGGAGAGTTCAGTATGCATTGAGCCGTATACGTAATGCAGCAAGAATGCTTCTCACCCTTGATGAGAAAAACCCACGTCGTATTTTTGAGGGTGAAGCCCTTCTGAGGAGGATGAATAGGTATGGACTTTTGGATGAGAGCCAGAACAAGCTTGATTATGTGTTGGCCCTGACTGTGGAGAACTTTCTTGAGCGCCGTCTCCAAACTCTCGTGTTCAAGTCCGGTATGGCTAAGTCAATCCATCATGCCAGAGTGCTCATCAGGCAAAGGCACATCAGGTATAAATATGCATTATACCTTCAGATAGTTTGGATTTGATATTCTTTGTTTTAGGATTGCCCTAACTTATCTTGCATGTGTTTCATGATTTTTACCTTTAATATATTTATGCTTCTTCCAGAGCACTATATATGTTTTTGCCAATCTTTTTAAAAAGGCACAAGGTTTTGCATGACatataagttttattttattgtttaaattgcattttattctctctctctctctctctctctctctctctctctctctctctcacgcgcgcgcgcacacacacacacacacacacacacacatatgcaTTGTATATAAAAGGTTGAGAGCACTTTTGAGGAGTCTGAATTAGAGCTAGAGTCTGGCTACATAGCAAGGAGTCGAGGTGATTTATGAACCTAGAATAAGGAACTAGGTTTCCTCTAGAAGTTTTAAATATCTTGTGTAGAATGCCTTTGAAGTTTTCTTGTTTCCTGAATTTTTGGTGTAAGGTGTTGTAAATAGCATTGAAGTTGATTGGATATGATGAACTTATTGTGAATATTTTTAGCATTATCTTAGCTCGATAACAACTTGATCtcaacttttaatttttaatgaggTGGTTGTGTGTGGTGATGCATCAGCGCAAGTACTGTCTTTGAGTTGCTGCATCCATGGTGATGTTGCTTCCATGAAGTGGAGTCTTATCATTTATAATCTAATAGGCATTGAGATTGAAACTAGTTTTTCCAGAAAACACTTTTAGATGTTATTGAACAAAGTAgtctgaaatttttatttagctgtttttcaatttttatgaTAGCAACATGTCAAAATCTACCCTTAACAAATTTTAGTTGCATTTAATCAACATTTCAAATTGTTGCTTTTCTCGACAGCAACCACAAGGATGCCAAACAGAATCTCAGTCCTTGATAACACTATCCTACTTACATATATTCATTTGTTCATTCATTTATGTTGGTGCGATGGCTCATCAGTGAGTTCAAGAAGCTTGTATTCACAATACCTTTGTTCTTGAAATACTGCTGCCTATATTTTTAGGTTGTCCCTAATGGTTGGTTGGTTCGGAATCTGGGAAGTGCCCAATCATATATTGGCTATTGGGCTTGAACAGATGGGTTCTTTATTCTCTTTGTTCTGCTTTGTCTTAGTAGTGTTCATATTGGTTCTGTTCAAGATCACAATTGATGAATTCATATCCTGGTCTGGTGGAGATGTAATTTTGCTTCACATCATTCCATGTTTGATGAATAACTTTCGTTGGCTTGACTGATCACTGATCTTTCTGTAACTTAAGTTCCGTTGGTCACATTTTTATATGCTGAAGATTCAGCATCACATCACCTTGTACTCACCAATGACCAATCTTAGTTCATATTGCATCTTGACATTTTGATCTTATGATCTGTGCACTTGAGAAATTTTTCCTTACTTTTGTTTGCTTGTCTTGGATTGTATACATTCAAGCTGATTTGATCCTACTTGCTTTTGCTTCAATTCACTTGTTAACCCTGGCTTTAATTATCACTTCTTTCAAAAAGTAATTGACGATTTGACTTTTGAGATTTACTAGTTCGATCTGCTTCATAGCTGTTTCCATGTCCATACTCATCACTGTCACCAAAATGGGCACCTCACCTCGTGGAAGCCACCTTTCTTCGCATGAATATTAATCAGTCCTTTAACTTCATGTTTTTTTTATATGGTGATGGTCTTGGAATGGTTATGGTTATTGCCTCTATTAATATTGATTTTTGGTCCTTTAGGGTTGGGAGACAAGTGGTTAATATTCCCTCATTTATGGTGAGGGTGGACTCGCAAAAGCATATTGATTTCTCACTTACAAGTCCCTTTGGTGGTGGGCGGCCTGGTAGAGTGAAGAGAAAGAATCAAAGGGCTGCTAACAAGAAGAGTTCTGGTGGCGATggggatgaagaagatgaagagtgAGCTTTTTTCCGTTCTGAAATAGTGATTAATGTTTCTTTTTGGAAGTATGCCTAGGAGTTTTTCATATTGATCTTTCATTTCATTTTGTCAACCTATGATGATTTTTTTGAGAATCTTTAGCAAGCAATTTCAATTCCTTTTCTGTTCTTTCTTCTTACCATGGAAGAGTTGCTTTGTTAATGTTGATGGAATACATATTTACTTGTTCAACTATGTCAAGATGGCTTGGCTAGAATTGGTCTTTTCTTCTGTTTATATGTTTGTTGGTGAATCGTATAAATTGACCCATTTACATGGAGAATTGAGTGCCCAGCTTGGGTATAGATTCCAGGTTGCTGTGCCATTGGATGCTTTATGCCTCGTTTTACAGGTCTCATGGCAAGTCATTTGTTCCTTTCCCAAACTAGTTTACtggtgtcttttttttttttattcttccttcaaAGTTTTCATGAAAATTTAGCAATTTGCTCAGCTTATAGGTTATAGCTATTATTCAAGAGTTACGCGTGGTTTTAGAACTGAATAGTAATGCTTTGCACTCAAGTTTATCTAGCTAAGCCATTTACGAAGTTTGGAGGAAATTTTTGTAAGGTAGAGTTTTTAAAGTAAAGGGTACGAGAGTCACTTGTTAGGGAGTAAATTATATCCAtttacataataaaaatattcagataatattatatttaatcttaCCAAAGCTATTAAATTATCAATTACTACACCTTCATTACCTTacgaattaaaaaaattttattttagctcATCTTACTTTAAAAAATTTTGACTTACTTCCTTGCActatttccaaatataatattagGTTATCAAGTATATATTGCCCATCATTAGTGTGTTTTGCGGCAAGAACTTCAAAAAGAAATGTTTTCATGCGGTGATTCCCAATTTCATTCCACTAGACATTAGTCAAGTATTTTGTATTCGTACAGCATGTGGTTACTGAGTTAAAGTGGCTAAATTAGAGAGTTAAAGGCAACCATATTTTAGCCATCAAGCCTAATATTAGCACCTTCTACATGGGAAATTGCAGCTGCTGTGAAAGATTTGTATAAATTTAATGTTTTAAACTAGCTGTTGGGAATGAATGAACAGCGAATTCAGTGGCGGACTGGGCAGCAAAATCAGCTATAAATGGGTACTCTAACCCCAAATTGATTTTCTACTTCTCCCCCTGTTTTCAGTAAAGATGTTTCATGGATTTAAGCTGTGATCAAAACAAATTTTATGAATTGGTCCTGGCTGACTGTTTTACAGGTCTGTTTAATTAGATTGAATTAATTCTCGATTTAACTAATTTGATAGATCAAATTTCATTTTCAAAACACTCCTAATAATTCTTTCAAAACCTAACCcaccaaaatatatatatatatatatatatgcatttaTTAGTTACTGGTTTATTTGAAGGAACACTATAATGTGGGATGATATTGTAGTTGTTGGGTTGGGACCCAAATCTAAGAAATGATCATCAACTTGGATGGCAACCAAATCTCAGAAAGCATAACAGTCTCACCTTCGGTCACATCAATTTCAACCAAATTAAACAAGCAATCACTCAGAGAGTTCCCTTCTTCCCATTTCCATCTCTCATCTTTGCCTTTCATTACATCTCCTATCACATCACCCTATAACCAAGAAAAAATTGATTACGTTTTATTGATTTACTCTTTCACACCCTTAATCTTgtaactaaaaattaaataataataataataataataataattttttctgttatcatcttttaattaatattgaattatttttaatgtacaaatAACAAATTTTTTATAGAGCTGCTACAGTAGATGAAATCATAAATATATATCGGATTGATACTGCGTCCATCtattttgtaaaaaatattttacgAATTTTGCAACGTTTGAGGCTCTTAAAAGATgagtaaataaataatatttttttaataacaaataattatttttaaagaaaataattttattatttttaaaaaaaaaattatactttattaatcttattaaaatataaaaatatatatatatatct harbors:
- the LOC110638768 gene encoding 40S ribosomal protein S9-2; its protein translation is MVHVSFYRNYGKTFKKPRRPYEKERLDAELKLVGEYGLRCKRELWRVQYALSRIRNAARMLLTLDEKNPRRIFEGEALLRRMNRYGLLDESQNKLDYVLALTVENFLERRLQTLVFKSGMAKSIHHARVLIRQRHIRVGRQVVNIPSFMVRVDSQKHIDFSLTSPFGGGRPGRVKRKNQRAANKKSSGGDGDEEDEE